One genomic segment of Thalassospiraceae bacterium LMO-SO8 includes these proteins:
- a CDS encoding host attachment protein, which yields MKKTVTWIVVADHQQARAYAHDGPGRGIRAADGFVFDTHLDRSHDIMTDRPGRKPGTGGSQRSVGARSDPHREAGRQFMQNVANAIADASHAKAFSRLIVVAPPRALGELRTALPDNVRAKVIAEINEDLTKASQADLADRLGDVLAV from the coding sequence ATGAAAAAGACCGTTACCTGGATCGTCGTCGCCGACCATCAACAGGCGCGCGCCTATGCCCACGACGGGCCGGGGCGCGGCATTCGCGCCGCCGACGGTTTCGTTTTTGACACCCATCTCGACCGCAGCCACGACATCATGACCGACCGCCCCGGCCGCAAGCCGGGGACCGGCGGCAGCCAACGATCCGTCGGCGCGCGCAGCGACCCTCACCGTGAGGCTGGCCGGCAATTCATGCAGAATGTCGCCAACGCGATCGCGGACGCGTCGCACGCCAAGGCGTTCAGCCGCCTGATCGTGGTCGCGCCGCCACGGGCGCTGGGCGAATTGCGCACGGCCCTGCCGGACAACGTGCGCGCCAAGGTCATCGCGGAAATCAACGAGGATCTGACGAAAGCGTCGCAGGCGGATTTGGCCGACCGTCTCGGGGACGTGCTGGCCGTATGA
- a CDS encoding putative quinol monooxygenase, which translates to MASKFAIIVTIKCKPGKGKDFMPIIMENAVAAMRDEPNCHEFRVMTAKDDPDTFFFYEVYTNEAALDSHRQEPHYLKFRDAGADLIADRHIEMTTVHI; encoded by the coding sequence ATGGCCTCGAAATTCGCCATCATCGTCACCATCAAATGCAAACCCGGCAAGGGCAAGGACTTCATGCCGATCATCATGGAGAACGCCGTCGCCGCCATGCGGGACGAACCCAACTGCCACGAATTCCGCGTCATGACCGCCAAGGACGACCCGGACACCTTCTTCTTCTATGAAGTCTACACCAACGAGGCGGCGCTGGATTCCCACCGCCAGGAACCCCATTACCTGAAATTCCGCGACGCCGGCGCCGACCTGATCGCCGACCGCCACATCGAAATGACGACCGTCCACATCTAG
- the rraA gene encoding ribonuclease E activity regulator RraA, with protein sequence MSDKPLYTADLCDDHPDVRVCQLTFIDFAKRSHFHGQITTFSTFEDNKGIREILAEGGKGRVLVVDGRASRRRALTGGNIAAEAEQYGWEGLVYNGCIRDQHEFVDLDLGVKAIAATPMRPRVDGIGLRDVDLNFGGIVIRPGEYLYADKDGVIVSEKKLHD encoded by the coding sequence ATGAGCGACAAGCCGCTTTATACGGCGGACCTGTGCGACGACCACCCGGACGTCCGCGTCTGTCAGTTGACGTTCATCGATTTCGCCAAGCGCAGCCATTTTCACGGCCAAATCACGACCTTTTCCACCTTCGAGGACAACAAGGGCATCCGCGAAATTCTGGCCGAGGGCGGCAAGGGCCGGGTGCTGGTGGTCGACGGCCGGGCGTCCCGCCGCCGCGCGCTGACCGGCGGCAACATCGCCGCCGAGGCGGAGCAGTACGGCTGGGAAGGTCTCGTCTACAACGGCTGTATCCGCGACCAGCACGAGTTCGTCGACCTGGACCTGGGGGTCAAGGCCATCGCCGCGACGCCCATGCGTCCGCGCGTCGACGGCATCGGCCTGCGCGACGTGGACCTGAATTTCGGCGGCATCGTGATCCGCCCCGGAGAATATCTGTACGCCGACAAGGACGGCGTCATCGTGTCGGAGAAGAAACTGCATGACTGA
- a CDS encoding alpha-hydroxy acid oxidase gives MTDQSKELPDAVIEKFQVMHEFAKAAKKNLNKNIFDYVFGGAETETTVKRNRMAIETYALRPRVMRDVSKMDAGKDVFGMRLKLPVCLAPIGSLQQIAAGGGATAAKAAGRFGCAHMLSSVCEPGMDEVAKAAPDACRVFQLYVRGDHDWVDDKVRQAQDLGYKAFAVTIDLDAYSRRERDLSKRFVTAGRQAAVGETHQAKFDWSDVDRIKKICKIPFILKGIATAEDSRLAVEHGVDVVYVSNHGGRQLDHGRGSLDVLPECVDAVAGKAKVWVDGGFTRGTDVVKAMALGADMVGLGRLQALALAAGGEDALVRMLDILEREVQIALMLSGVTGWDELGPEYVHKEYPAYPPHQFSAFPLLDEGY, from the coding sequence ATGACTGACCAATCGAAAGAACTGCCGGACGCCGTCATCGAAAAATTCCAGGTGATGCATGAATTCGCCAAGGCAGCGAAAAAGAACCTGAACAAGAACATCTTCGACTACGTGTTCGGCGGGGCCGAGACCGAAACCACGGTCAAGCGCAACCGCATGGCCATCGAAACCTACGCCCTGCGCCCGCGCGTGATGCGCGACGTGTCGAAAATGGACGCGGGCAAGGACGTGTTCGGCATGCGGCTCAAGCTGCCGGTGTGCCTGGCGCCCATCGGGTCGTTGCAGCAGATCGCGGCCGGCGGCGGCGCCACGGCGGCCAAGGCCGCGGGACGGTTCGGCTGCGCGCATATGCTGTCGAGCGTATGCGAGCCCGGCATGGACGAGGTCGCCAAGGCGGCGCCGGATGCCTGCCGCGTGTTTCAGCTGTATGTGCGCGGCGACCACGACTGGGTCGACGACAAGGTCCGCCAGGCCCAGGACCTGGGCTACAAGGCCTTCGCCGTGACCATCGACCTGGACGCCTATTCGCGGCGTGAGCGCGACCTGTCCAAACGCTTCGTCACCGCCGGTCGTCAAGCCGCCGTGGGCGAAACCCATCAGGCCAAGTTCGACTGGTCCGACGTCGACCGCATCAAGAAGATCTGCAAGATCCCGTTCATCCTGAAGGGCATCGCCACGGCCGAGGATTCCAGGCTGGCGGTCGAACACGGTGTCGACGTGGTCTATGTGTCCAACCACGGCGGGCGGCAACTCGATCACGGGCGCGGCTCGCTCGACGTGCTGCCGGAGTGTGTGGACGCCGTGGCCGGCAAGGCCAAGGTCTGGGTCGACGGCGGCTTCACGCGCGGCACGGACGTGGTCAAGGCAATGGCCTTGGGGGCGGACATGGTCGGCCTCGGCCGCTTGCAGGCCCTGGCGCTGGCCGCCGGCGGCGAGGACGCCCTGGTGCGCATGCTGGACATCCTGGAACGCGAGGTGCAGATCGCCCTCATGCTGTCCGGGGTCACCGGCTGGGACGAACTGGGGCCTGAGTACGTGCACAAGGAATACCCGGCCTATCCGCCGCACCAGTTCTCGGCCTTCCCGCTGCTGGACGAGGGGTACTGA
- a CDS encoding NAD(P)-dependent oxidoreductase, which translates to MAEQRTYGFIGLGQMGGPMADNIAKAGLPVHVYDAAGTKDRAHEKAVAHDSLAGVLANADTVFLSLPDGPICTSVAKEIVQVNDRKTSVVIDLSTIGLAAAQDIDKIFTDAEITYIDAPVSGGRKGAIAGTIAIMGSGPKDVFDAHLDVFKAFAKNPFHVGEKPGQGQVVKMLNNFLSATATTATTEAVLFGLSQGVEMKAILDVVNVSTGMNTASLDKFPNQIMTENFNAGFFTKLLAKDVRLFRENSDKAGTPNAIATLVSKIFDGCEKDMPGSDFTVVYKYIRDGGEKKIG; encoded by the coding sequence ATGGCTGAACAACGCACCTACGGTTTCATCGGCCTGGGCCAAATGGGCGGCCCCATGGCCGACAACATCGCCAAGGCCGGCCTGCCGGTCCACGTCTACGACGCCGCCGGCACCAAGGACCGGGCCCATGAAAAGGCCGTCGCCCATGACAGCCTGGCCGGCGTTCTGGCCAACGCGGACACGGTATTCCTGTCCCTGCCCGACGGCCCCATCTGCACGTCGGTCGCCAAGGAAATCGTCCAGGTCAACGACCGCAAGACCTCGGTCGTGATCGACCTGTCGACCATCGGCTTGGCCGCCGCCCAGGACATCGACAAGATCTTCACCGACGCCGAGATCACCTATATCGACGCGCCCGTGTCGGGCGGCCGCAAGGGTGCGATCGCCGGCACCATCGCGATCATGGGCTCGGGCCCGAAGGACGTGTTCGACGCCCATTTGGATGTGTTCAAGGCCTTCGCCAAGAACCCCTTCCATGTCGGCGAGAAGCCCGGCCAGGGCCAGGTCGTGAAGATGCTCAACAACTTTCTGTCGGCCACGGCGACGACGGCGACCACCGAAGCGGTCCTGTTCGGCCTGTCCCAGGGGGTCGAGATGAAGGCGATTCTCGACGTGGTCAACGTGTCCACGGGCATGAACACGGCCAGCCTCGACAAGTTCCCCAATCAGATCATGACGGAGAACTTCAACGCCGGCTTCTTCACCAAGCTGCTGGCCAAGGACGTCCGTCTGTTCCGGGAAAACTCGGACAAGGCCGGCACGCCCAACGCCATCGCCACGCTGGTCTCGAAAATTTTCGACGGCTGCGAGAAGGACATGCCGGGCTCCGACTTCACCGTCGTCTACAAGTACATCCGCGACGGCGGCGAGAAGAAGATCGGCTGA
- a CDS encoding carboxymuconolactone decarboxylase family protein, translating into MANSTKMHDMGMKYRREVLGDAYVDKSMGGADDFNRGFQEFVTEYCWGGSWGRGILSKRDRSILNLGMLAALNRPHEFKLHFRGAITNGLSVADLREICTQVAVYCGIPAGIEAFRLAREVFNEQGIDISKIDVKTDLED; encoded by the coding sequence ATGGCCAATTCAACGAAAATGCATGACATGGGCATGAAATACCGGCGCGAGGTGCTGGGCGATGCCTATGTGGATAAATCCATGGGCGGCGCCGATGATTTCAATCGCGGCTTCCAGGAATTCGTGACCGAATACTGCTGGGGCGGCAGCTGGGGCCGAGGAATCCTGTCCAAGCGCGACCGCTCGATTCTCAACCTCGGCATGCTGGCCGCCCTGAACCGCCCGCATGAATTCAAGCTGCATTTCCGGGGCGCCATCACCAACGGCCTGAGCGTTGCCGATCTTCGTGAAATCTGCACCCAGGTCGCCGTCTATTGCGGCATTCCCGCCGGCATCGAGGCCTTCCGCCTGGCCCGCGAGGTGTTCAACGAACAGGGCATCGACATCTCCAAGATCGACGTCAAAACCGACCTGGAGGATTGA
- a CDS encoding ABC transporter ATP-binding protein — protein sequence MSYDVNAGETVAVVGESGSGKSVTALSILRLIPKPPGEIVGGEIRFQGKNLAFCTEDEIREIRGRDISMIFQEPMTSLNPVLSIGLQLTEPMMAHLKMSEAEAKERAVKLLELVGINEPRRRIEQYPHHLSGGMRQRVMIAMSLACEPKLIIADEPTTALDVTIQAQILELMKNLTREMNVAMIIITHNLGVVARYADRVNVMYAGRIVETGNASDIYHRPRHPYTLALLKSVPRMDRPRQAKLDPVDGQPPDLTRLDGGCSFRPRCKFAIDKCKESYPPLEEMGDKHFSACFRSKESLAEIEL from the coding sequence GTGTCATACGACGTCAACGCCGGTGAAACCGTCGCCGTTGTGGGTGAGTCCGGTTCGGGCAAGTCCGTTACCGCGCTCAGCATTCTGCGTTTGATCCCGAAGCCGCCCGGCGAAATCGTCGGTGGTGAAATCCGTTTCCAAGGTAAGAACCTGGCGTTCTGCACCGAGGACGAGATTCGGGAAATCCGCGGCCGCGACATTTCCATGATCTTCCAAGAGCCGATGACGTCGCTGAACCCGGTTCTGTCGATCGGCTTGCAGTTGACCGAGCCCATGATGGCGCATTTGAAGATGTCCGAGGCGGAAGCCAAGGAACGCGCGGTCAAGCTTCTGGAACTGGTCGGCATCAACGAACCGCGCCGTCGTATCGAGCAGTATCCGCACCATCTGTCGGGCGGCATGCGTCAACGCGTCATGATCGCCATGTCGCTGGCGTGTGAGCCGAAGTTGATCATCGCCGATGAGCCGACGACGGCTCTCGACGTGACCATTCAGGCGCAGATTCTGGAACTGATGAAGAACCTGACCCGCGAAATGAACGTGGCGATGATCATCATCACCCATAACCTGGGTGTGGTTGCGCGCTATGCGGACCGGGTCAACGTCATGTATGCGGGGCGCATCGTCGAAACGGGCAATGCGTCGGACATCTATCATCGCCCGCGTCATCCCTACACCCTTGCGCTGCTCAAGTCCGTGCCGCGCATGGACCGTCCGCGCCAGGCCAAGCTTGATCCCGTCGATGGGCAGCCGCCGGATCTCACCCGCCTGGACGGCGGTTGTTCGTTCCGGCCGCGCTGCAAGTTCGCCATCGACAAGTGCAAGGAATCGTACCCGCCGCTTGAGGAAATGGGTGACAAGCACTTCAGCGCATGTTTCCGGTCTAAAGAAAGTTTGGCGGAGATCGAACTATGA
- a CDS encoding ATP-binding cassette domain-containing protein, whose translation MNEAQTQAGADYGSQFRGQVSDEVLITVKNLKMHFPITEGIIVPRKVADVKAVDGVDFYIRKGETLGLVGESGCGKTTTGRCILRLEDPTAGEIIYDGKDICQLNNKDLIDVRKKIQVIFQDPYSSLNPRMKIGEIIGEPLKVHGIIPDEAKRRERIGYLLGRCGLHPDFADRYPHEMSGGQRQRVGIARALAMEPEFIICDEAVSALDVSIQAQVINLLEELRDEFKLTYLFISHDLSVVRHICHRVAVMYLGHMVELADCDELFDHPLHPYSQALLAAVPIPDPDLEKTRAHTIIKGEIPSPINPPSGCVFHPRCPLAVDSCSQNIPDFREVRPGHWVACTEV comes from the coding sequence ATGAATGAAGCCCAGACACAGGCCGGCGCGGATTACGGCTCTCAGTTCCGCGGTCAGGTTTCCGATGAGGTCCTGATTACGGTGAAGAACCTGAAGATGCACTTCCCGATCACGGAAGGCATCATCGTTCCGCGCAAGGTGGCCGACGTGAAGGCGGTCGACGGCGTCGACTTCTACATCCGCAAGGGCGAGACCCTGGGTCTCGTCGGTGAATCCGGCTGCGGCAAGACGACCACGGGGCGTTGCATTCTGCGTCTCGAGGATCCGACGGCCGGCGAAATCATCTACGACGGCAAGGATATCTGTCAGCTCAACAACAAAGACCTGATCGACGTCCGTAAGAAGATCCAGGTGATTTTCCAGGATCCGTACAGTTCGTTGAACCCGCGCATGAAGATCGGCGAGATCATCGGCGAGCCGCTGAAGGTTCACGGCATCATTCCCGATGAGGCCAAGCGCCGCGAGCGCATCGGCTATCTTCTGGGACGTTGCGGCCTGCATCCGGATTTCGCCGACCGTTATCCCCACGAAATGTCGGGCGGTCAGCGTCAGCGCGTGGGCATCGCCCGTGCGCTTGCGATGGAGCCGGAATTCATCATCTGCGACGAAGCCGTTTCGGCGCTCGACGTGTCGATTCAGGCGCAGGTGATCAACCTTTTGGAAGAGCTGCGCGACGAGTTCAAGCTGACCTATCTGTTCATCAGCCATGACCTCTCCGTTGTTCGTCACATCTGCCACCGGGTCGCTGTCATGTACCTGGGCCATATGGTGGAACTGGCCGACTGCGACGAACTGTTCGACCATCCCCTGCATCCCTATTCGCAGGCGCTACTGGCTGCGGTGCCGATCCCCGATCCGGACCTGGAAAAGACCCGCGCGCACACGATCATCAAGGGAGAAATCCCCAGCCCGATTAACCCTCCGTCGGGCTGCGTTTTTCACCCCCGCTGTCCTTTAGCTGTGGACTCGTGTAGCCAAAATATTCCAGACTTCAGAGAAGTGCGACCTGGCCATTGGGTGGCCTGCACGGAGGTGTGA
- a CDS encoding ABC transporter substrate-binding protein, whose translation MSKYARFALALAVGTGLAMGATGPAKAETPKKGGTLSYIVAAEAPSYDLHKESTFAAVHPIRPFYSLLIRVNPENPQSPTDFQCDICVGEVPKPTDGGKTYTFKIKKGVKFHDGQVMTAHDVVATYNKIAFPPEGVASVRKAFFKMLDSVTAPDDETVVFKLKFATGSFLPVLANPMSPIYSAKDLKEHGYDWHEKNVNGTGAFKFKEAVAGSHVDGVRFDDFHMKGKPYLDGFRALISRKMAIRVQAIRGDRAAIEFRGFPPKQRDDLVAALGKDITVQESDWNCVLLYTPNHGRPIMQDPRVRQALTLAVDRWGGSQHLSRIAIVKTVGGIGFPGHPLSATKAELVPLNGYGTDLKAAREKAKKLLAEAGKSDLKFELMNRGTDQPYKIVGTWLIGQWRQIGLEVTQRVEPTKTFYNELRNTKNFDVSLDFNCQSVVNPLVDVSKFIGSAGNNYANMKGQDQQLEEVYEQMLQAPEEAKQRELMRVMEKRALSDQAHMGVTLWWYKINPHRSYVKGWKIAPSHYLNQSLDQVWLDK comes from the coding sequence ATGAGTAAATACGCACGTTTCGCGTTGGCGCTCGCGGTGGGCACTGGGCTCGCCATGGGTGCGACCGGACCGGCAAAGGCAGAGACGCCTAAGAAGGGGGGGACCCTCTCTTACATCGTCGCTGCCGAAGCACCGTCCTACGATCTGCACAAGGAATCGACCTTCGCGGCGGTTCACCCGATCCGGCCGTTCTACAGCCTGCTGATTCGGGTCAACCCGGAAAACCCGCAGTCGCCGACGGACTTCCAGTGCGACATTTGTGTCGGCGAAGTGCCGAAGCCGACCGATGGCGGCAAAACCTACACCTTCAAGATCAAGAAGGGCGTCAAGTTCCACGACGGTCAGGTCATGACCGCCCACGACGTGGTTGCCACCTACAATAAGATCGCCTTCCCGCCGGAAGGTGTCGCGTCGGTGCGCAAGGCCTTCTTCAAGATGCTCGACAGCGTTACCGCGCCGGACGATGAAACCGTCGTCTTCAAGCTGAAATTCGCGACCGGCTCGTTCTTGCCGGTTCTGGCCAACCCCATGAGCCCGATCTATTCCGCCAAGGACCTCAAGGAACACGGCTACGACTGGCATGAAAAGAACGTGAACGGCACCGGCGCCTTCAAGTTCAAGGAAGCCGTCGCGGGTTCGCACGTCGATGGCGTGCGGTTCGACGATTTCCACATGAAGGGCAAGCCCTACCTGGATGGGTTCCGGGCGCTGATCTCGCGCAAAATGGCCATCCGCGTTCAGGCCATCCGTGGCGACCGTGCGGCCATCGAATTCCGTGGTTTCCCGCCGAAACAGCGCGACGATCTGGTCGCGGCGCTGGGCAAGGACATCACGGTCCAGGAAAGCGACTGGAACTGCGTGCTTCTTTACACGCCGAACCATGGTCGTCCGATCATGCAGGACCCGCGCGTCCGTCAGGCTCTGACCCTCGCCGTTGATCGGTGGGGCGGCTCCCAGCACCTGAGCCGTATCGCCATCGTCAAGACCGTCGGCGGCATCGGCTTCCCGGGGCACCCCCTGTCGGCCACCAAGGCTGAACTGGTTCCCCTGAACGGCTACGGCACGGACCTGAAGGCCGCTCGTGAAAAGGCCAAGAAGCTGCTTGCCGAAGCCGGCAAGTCGGACCTCAAGTTCGAGCTGATGAACCGCGGCACCGACCAGCCGTACAAGATCGTCGGCACCTGGCTGATCGGCCAGTGGCGTCAGATCGGTCTGGAAGTGACCCAGCGGGTCGAGCCGACCAAGACCTTCTACAATGAACTCCGCAACACGAAGAACTTCGACGTGTCGCTGGACTTCAACTGTCAGTCGGTCGTTAACCCGCTTGTCGACGTTTCCAAGTTCATCGGGTCTGCCGGCAACAACTACGCCAACATGAAGGGCCAGGACCAGCAGCTCGAAGAAGTCTACGAGCAGATGCTGCAGGCGCCGGAAGAAGCCAAACAGCGTGAGCTGATGCGCGTCATGGAAAAGCGGGCTCTGTCCGACCAGGCGCACATGGGTGTCACCCTGTGGTGGTACAAGATCAACCCGCACCGTTCCTATGTGAAGGGCTGGAAGATCGCGCCGTCGCACTACCTGAACCAGAGCCTCGATCAGGTCTGGCTCGACAAGTAG
- a CDS encoding ABC transporter permease has protein sequence MGKYILKRLIAMIPTLLGAAVLVFFLLRLAPGDICEVRLLGTGATVAQEQIDICREGLGLDKPQIVQFFDFVWGYFIFDLGTSMWTGQPVTHEIAIRFELSLQLAVMATIVATIIAIPLGIISAVKQNTLIDYFVRGFAIAGIAIPSFWLGLMIILGLLVFSQAWFGEPWMPPIMFKSIWEDPAHNLSQLMWPAVATGYRYSAVAARMTRSAMLEVLREDYVRTARAKGMVEKIVINRHALKNALLPVVTILALEFAFLMGGLVVTEQVFNLNGLGNLMVDGVEHHDFTMTQNLVMLVVIVFVITNLITDLAYAWLDPRIRYS, from the coding sequence ATGGGTAAGTATATCCTTAAGCGTCTGATCGCGATGATTCCGACCCTGCTCGGGGCCGCGGTTCTGGTTTTCTTTTTGCTGCGCTTGGCGCCCGGCGACATCTGTGAGGTGCGCCTGCTTGGCACCGGCGCCACGGTGGCCCAGGAGCAGATCGACATCTGCCGCGAAGGCCTGGGGCTGGACAAACCGCAGATCGTTCAGTTCTTCGATTTCGTCTGGGGCTATTTCATCTTTGATCTTGGCACCTCCATGTGGACGGGCCAGCCGGTTACCCATGAAATCGCCATCCGCTTCGAATTGTCCCTGCAGTTGGCTGTCATGGCGACCATCGTCGCCACGATTATCGCCATTCCGCTGGGCATCATCTCGGCCGTGAAGCAGAACACGCTCATCGATTACTTCGTGCGCGGATTTGCCATCGCCGGTATCGCCATTCCCTCATTCTGGCTCGGCCTGATGATTATTCTCGGGCTTCTTGTGTTCAGCCAGGCCTGGTTCGGCGAACCTTGGATGCCTCCAATCATGTTCAAGTCGATCTGGGAAGACCCTGCACACAATCTGTCCCAGTTGATGTGGCCCGCCGTTGCGACCGGCTACCGTTATTCCGCCGTCGCCGCCCGCATGACGCGTTCAGCCATGCTTGAGGTTCTGCGCGAGGACTACGTCCGCACCGCACGGGCCAAAGGGATGGTGGAAAAGATCGTCATCAACCGCCACGCGCTGAAAAACGCGTTGTTGCCGGTGGTTACCATTCTGGCGCTCGAGTTCGCGTTCCTGATGGGCGGGTTGGTCGTGACCGAACAGGTGTTCAACCTGAACGGTCTGGGCAACCTGATGGTCGACGGCGTCGAACACCATGACTTCACGATGACCCAGAACCTGGTGATGCTCGTCGTCATCGTGTTCGTCATCACCAACCTTATTACCGACTTGGCCTATGCGTGGCTCGACCCGCGCATTCGCTACTCGTGA
- a CDS encoding ABC transporter permease, translating to MVTVSEIQTEAQFEEVAPKKPWSQVMLELCRKQPLGVFGLAIVFVMIAAAILAEVVAPNDPLQEHFDAMLAAPSAEYLLGTDEFGRDILTRLIYGSRTALLVGFVCAIVGATGGLVLGVASAYFGGLFDLILQRILDVFMAFPLIILALAVVATLGPGIENVMIAIILPFVPQCARVVRSNALAIREIPYVDAARALGFSDARIILRHMVPNVMAPYLIMLTTFLGQAILLEASLSFLGLGVQDPTPAWGLMLSNASEFFEGAPWVAVYPGIAISLSVFGFNLFGDSVRDVLDPKMRSR from the coding sequence ATGGTTACCGTTTCTGAAATACAAACCGAAGCCCAGTTCGAGGAAGTCGCGCCGAAAAAGCCGTGGTCGCAGGTGATGCTTGAACTGTGCCGCAAGCAACCCCTCGGCGTGTTCGGTCTGGCGATTGTCTTCGTGATGATCGCTGCTGCGATCCTGGCCGAAGTCGTCGCGCCGAATGATCCCCTCCAGGAACATTTCGACGCCATGCTGGCGGCGCCGAGCGCCGAATACCTGCTCGGCACGGATGAATTCGGCCGCGACATCCTGACCCGGCTCATCTACGGGTCGCGTACGGCTCTTCTGGTCGGCTTTGTTTGCGCCATCGTGGGTGCGACGGGCGGGCTTGTCCTTGGGGTTGCCAGTGCCTATTTCGGCGGCCTGTTCGATCTGATCCTTCAGCGTATTCTGGACGTGTTCATGGCGTTCCCGCTGATCATTCTGGCCCTGGCGGTCGTCGCCACTCTCGGGCCGGGGATCGAGAACGTGATGATCGCGATCATCCTGCCATTCGTGCCGCAATGCGCGCGCGTGGTGCGGTCCAATGCCTTGGCCATCCGCGAAATTCCCTATGTGGATGCGGCCCGTGCGCTGGGCTTCAGTGATGCTCGTATCATCCTGCGGCACATGGTGCCGAACGTCATGGCGCCCTACCTGATCATGCTGACCACGTTCCTCGGTCAGGCGATCTTGCTGGAAGCCTCCCTGTCGTTCCTGGGGCTGGGCGTGCAGGATCCGACCCCGGCTTGGGGCCTGATGCTCAGCAACGCGTCCGAGTTCTTCGAGGGTGCGCCCTGGGTTGCCGTCTATCCCGGTATCGCGATTTCCCTCAGCGTGTTCGGATTCAACCTGTTCGGGGATTCCGTACGCGATGTTCTGGACCCGAAAATGCGTTCGCGCTAA